In a genomic window of Corynebacterium lizhenjunii:
- a CDS encoding HNH endonuclease signature motif containing protein: protein MNLETTLIGPGPTAPGAFIDGLAELAGETVESLVAQGWCPLAAAKTITLHTTYYGDTTYTGLQYKALTAARTQGHSIFALDLIETKTKRVSDKLAKWKLRAKLCKTPAAEIEAVAREQLKKLAKPREVKEGVKLTHHVNGLATLRATGKSVDIMDVHAVVDPQDQVESFLAAFRGTGAGKQRYIPIIPIYLDQICEFVDRMHNPGRYPTDADIRVRASNGAILTGKDLLERLCLDYGFIAALSREHGPLDLYRYSRTANSKQRLLLLAEGAECSWIGCHLPFDKCQIHHIQPWNQGGQTNMSNLTPLCPHHNGANEDHPPDGIPITRGRMVRMGTGVGWQAPGGAPPIQTRPAPTPPSATPTTFPPTDTPPPAHHQATPPPEAHHQATPPPEA from the coding sequence ATGAACCTCGAGACGACGCTAATAGGACCAGGGCCCACAGCGCCTGGCGCCTTTATTGACGGTCTCGCCGAGCTAGCCGGTGAGACCGTAGAAAGCCTCGTCGCCCAAGGCTGGTGCCCACTAGCAGCAGCCAAAACCATCACCCTCCACACCACCTACTACGGGGATACCACCTACACCGGCCTGCAATACAAAGCCCTAACCGCCGCCCGCACCCAAGGACACAGCATCTTCGCCCTCGACCTCATCGAGACCAAAACCAAGCGAGTTAGTGACAAACTCGCCAAATGGAAACTACGCGCCAAACTGTGCAAAACGCCTGCCGCTGAGATTGAAGCAGTCGCGCGTGAGCAGCTAAAGAAACTAGCCAAGCCACGTGAAGTTAAAGAAGGCGTAAAACTTACCCACCACGTTAATGGTCTGGCCACGCTAAGAGCCACAGGCAAGTCTGTCGACATCATGGACGTCCACGCCGTAGTTGACCCTCAAGACCAAGTAGAAAGCTTCCTTGCAGCCTTCAGGGGCACAGGGGCTGGCAAACAACGCTACATCCCAATCATCCCCATCTACCTGGATCAGATCTGTGAGTTCGTCGACCGGATGCACAACCCCGGCCGGTATCCCACCGATGCCGATATCCGCGTCCGCGCCTCCAACGGCGCCATCCTCACCGGCAAAGACCTGCTGGAACGGTTGTGCCTGGACTACGGGTTTATCGCAGCGCTATCGCGCGAGCATGGTCCGTTGGACTTATACCGCTACTCGCGTACCGCTAACTCTAAGCAACGCTTATTGCTACTTGCCGAGGGTGCGGAATGCTCCTGGATAGGCTGTCACTTGCCGTTTGATAAGTGCCAGATTCACCACATCCAGCCCTGGAACCAGGGTGGCCAGACCAACATGTCGAATCTGACCCCATTGTGTCCGCACCATAACGGTGCTAATGAGGACCACCCACCAGATGGCATCCCGATAACCCGGGGCCGGATGGTGCGCATGGGTACCGGGGTTGGGTGGCAAGCACCCGGTGGCGCCCCACCAATACAAACCCGGCCCGCGCCCACACCGCCATCAGCCACACCCACCACCTTCCCACCCACCGACACCCCACCGCCCGCCCACCACCAAGCAACACCACCACCGGAAGCCCACCACCAGGCAACACCGCCACCGGAAGCCTAG
- a CDS encoding adenylate kinase: protein MAQASFADVSRAKHIAIAGVTGAGKTTAARSLAAAMGTAACPPPRIIDYDEDILWEPAARAPWTLRTKEQQRARASELIAAPHWVMASMGSATRDLIEPQLDVLIYLDYPAHITLTRLLRRTIARALTGATCCNGNRETIRKSFLSTESILVWWCRTFRSRHRSALEREQSCTGPPTLRLRHPRELNHLLKHIRAAQSGTHL, encoded by the coding sequence ATGGCACAGGCGAGCTTCGCAGATGTCAGCAGAGCGAAACACATAGCTATCGCAGGCGTAACGGGGGCGGGCAAGACCACCGCCGCCCGTAGCCTTGCTGCGGCTATGGGCACTGCGGCTTGCCCACCGCCGCGGATCATTGACTACGATGAGGACATCTTGTGGGAGCCAGCCGCCCGTGCCCCGTGGACACTGCGTACCAAGGAGCAACAGCGGGCCCGTGCCAGTGAATTGATTGCGGCGCCGCACTGGGTGATGGCCTCGATGGGCTCCGCTACTCGCGACCTCATCGAGCCACAACTTGACGTCCTGATCTATCTGGACTATCCAGCGCACATTACTCTCACGCGCTTGTTGCGCCGTACCATTGCGCGCGCCTTAACCGGCGCCACGTGTTGTAACGGCAACCGTGAAACCATCCGGAAGTCTTTCCTTTCGACCGAGTCCATCCTGGTGTGGTGGTGCAGAACTTTCCGTAGCCGTCACCGCAGCGCCCTTGAGCGTGAGCAGTCTTGCACTGGACCACCCACACTGCGCCTGCGCCACCCCCGGGAGCTGAACCACCTGCTAAAACACATTCGTGCGGCTCAGTCTGGCACGCACCTTTAG
- a CDS encoding TetR/AcrR family transcriptional regulator, with amino-acid sequence MPIVSDDELNRRRQEILVGARRCFAQHGYEGATVRLLEEATGKSRGAIFHHFGDKESLFLALAREDAARQAETVANNGLVEVMRDMLAHPERHDWLATRLEITSMLRTDPSFRARWIDEQSILDAAVRARLESNAESGRLRDDVDIDTLVTYLQTFMDGFIARLAHGNEEGLDRVLDVVEHSIRGCEV; translated from the coding sequence ATGCCAATCGTCAGCGACGATGAACTCAACCGCCGCCGTCAAGAAATCCTGGTCGGTGCGAGGCGGTGTTTTGCCCAACACGGCTACGAAGGCGCCACCGTACGCCTCCTAGAAGAAGCCACCGGAAAATCCCGCGGCGCCATCTTCCATCACTTCGGTGATAAAGAATCCCTCTTCTTGGCCCTTGCCCGGGAAGACGCTGCCCGTCAAGCCGAAACCGTGGCCAACAATGGCCTGGTAGAAGTTATGCGGGACATGCTCGCCCACCCCGAGCGTCACGACTGGCTGGCCACGCGCCTAGAAATCACCTCAATGCTACGCACGGACCCCTCTTTCCGTGCCCGATGGATCGATGAACAGTCTATTCTCGATGCCGCCGTACGCGCCCGCTTGGAATCCAACGCGGAGTCCGGTCGGCTACGCGATGACGTCGACATTGATACCCTGGTCACGTATCTGCAGACCTTCATGGACGGCTTCATCGCGCGGCTAGCGCACGGCAATGAAGAAGGCCTTGACCGGGTGTTGGATGTGGTGGAGCATTCCATTCGCGGGTGCGAGGTCTAG
- a CDS encoding nucleoside hydrolase, which yields MGNSHASGTPTSSQHREPRLVHLDCDPGIDDALAIFYLAALHHAGEIELVGLTTTAGNVDVDTTARNAAYLLALCGLPEIPVAAGAPGPVAVDLVTTPETHGQWGLGYHRAPDTPGSGLGSPLGTGSETGPAHRGAQDAQELLAAAAARDAHLIVTGPLTNLADATASFASRTVMGGAINYRGNTTPTAEWNFWVDPHAAAHYFAAATPPGQPTTLCSLEVTEQFLIDPPRLNRLVDSLGRHPAAGILPEVLRFYFEFHQQQGEGYQAQIHDLLTCMVALDTVAYEYVDTTVAVEADSPLLRGTSVADLRGHWDRAPNTRLVTAVDIPAAHAELTRAAEILADSAAGH from the coding sequence ATGGGCAACTCGCACGCTTCCGGCACGCCCACTTCCAGCCAGCACCGCGAACCCCGGTTGGTGCATCTGGACTGTGACCCGGGGATTGATGATGCCCTCGCAATCTTCTACCTGGCCGCTTTGCACCATGCCGGGGAAATCGAACTAGTGGGGCTGACCACCACCGCGGGCAACGTGGACGTAGACACCACTGCCCGGAATGCGGCCTACCTTTTAGCGCTGTGCGGTTTGCCAGAGATTCCCGTAGCGGCAGGCGCCCCTGGGCCGGTGGCCGTAGATCTGGTCACCACCCCGGAGACGCACGGCCAGTGGGGGCTGGGCTACCACCGGGCACCCGACACGCCCGGTTCCGGGCTCGGTTCCCCGCTCGGTACCGGCTCTGAGACCGGGCCTGCTCACCGCGGCGCGCAGGACGCACAGGAATTGCTGGCGGCAGCCGCAGCGCGCGACGCTCACCTCATTGTCACCGGCCCCCTGACCAACCTAGCGGACGCTACGGCTTCCTTTGCCAGCCGGACGGTGATGGGCGGGGCCATAAACTACCGGGGCAACACCACGCCCACCGCCGAGTGGAACTTCTGGGTGGACCCCCACGCGGCAGCACACTATTTTGCGGCTGCCACCCCTCCCGGCCAGCCCACCACCCTGTGTTCGCTGGAGGTCACGGAGCAATTCCTCATTGATCCCCCGCGTTTAAACCGGCTGGTGGACAGCCTGGGGCGCCACCCCGCGGCGGGCATTCTTCCGGAGGTTCTGCGCTTCTATTTCGAGTTCCATCAGCAACAGGGCGAGGGATACCAGGCGCAGATCCATGACCTGCTTACCTGCATGGTGGCCCTCGACACCGTCGCCTACGAGTACGTGGATACCACGGTTGCCGTGGAGGCGGATTCCCCGCTGCTGCGCGGGACCTCGGTGGCGGACTTGCGCGGCCACTGGGACCGAGCACCAAACACCCGCCTGGTAACCGCCGTGGACATCCCAGCCGCCCACGCGGAGTTGACCCGCGCCGCGGAGATTTTGGCAGATTCTGCGGCAGGCCACTAA
- a CDS encoding PFL family protein: protein MVSRFNTAGVLDTIEMIENYRLDIRTVTMGISLLGCTRTTMEQTCQAIYDRVSTQAARLVEVCEGIEAELGIPIVNKRISVTPIALVVAGVEGNPVDAAKALDRAAKEVGVNFVGGYSALVEKGATTADTKLIASIPEALATTDVVCSSVNIATSRAGINMDAARTMGQVIKDAAELTADRSAIACAKLVVFANSVGDNPFMAGAFHGIEEPDCVVSVGVSGPGVVDRALGSLEGASLDQVAEEIKKAAFKITRAGQLVGNLAAQRLGVPFGIIDLSLAPTAELGDSVAHILEHMGLDQVGTHGTTAALALLNDAVKKGGMMACSRVGGLSGSFIPVSEDKGMIDAVRSGAISMDKLEAMTSICSVGFDMIALPGETSASTIAGMIADEAAIGVMNHKTTAVRVIPVPGATIGDEVNFGGLLGYAPVIPVNTVGNDSFIARGGFIPAPVHGLRN from the coding sequence ATGGTTTCACGTTTTAACACTGCCGGTGTCCTCGATACCATCGAGATGATTGAAAACTACCGGCTGGACATTCGCACCGTGACCATGGGCATTTCTTTGCTCGGCTGCACGCGCACCACCATGGAGCAGACCTGCCAGGCAATTTATGACAGGGTCTCCACCCAGGCTGCCCGCTTGGTGGAGGTTTGTGAAGGTATTGAGGCTGAGCTCGGCATTCCCATCGTGAATAAGCGCATTTCCGTGACTCCCATCGCGCTGGTGGTCGCTGGGGTCGAGGGTAATCCGGTCGATGCCGCCAAGGCACTCGACCGCGCCGCCAAAGAGGTGGGCGTTAATTTTGTAGGTGGTTATTCCGCGCTGGTGGAAAAAGGCGCTACTACCGCTGATACTAAGCTCATTGCATCCATTCCAGAGGCGCTGGCCACCACTGACGTTGTGTGCTCTTCCGTTAACATTGCGACGTCCCGGGCGGGCATCAACATGGATGCAGCCCGCACTATGGGCCAGGTAATCAAGGACGCGGCGGAGCTCACCGCAGACCGTAGCGCCATTGCTTGCGCCAAGCTGGTGGTTTTTGCTAACTCGGTGGGCGATAATCCGTTCATGGCGGGGGCTTTCCACGGAATTGAGGAGCCCGATTGCGTGGTTAGCGTTGGTGTGTCTGGCCCTGGTGTGGTGGACCGTGCCTTGGGCTCGCTTGAGGGCGCTAGCCTGGACCAGGTTGCGGAGGAAATCAAGAAGGCCGCGTTTAAAATCACCCGCGCTGGCCAATTGGTGGGCAATTTAGCCGCGCAGCGCCTGGGTGTGCCCTTTGGGATTATCGACTTGTCCCTGGCGCCGACCGCTGAGTTGGGCGATTCCGTGGCCCACATCCTGGAACATATGGGCTTGGACCAGGTGGGTACCCATGGCACGACTGCTGCCTTGGCTTTGCTTAACGATGCCGTCAAGAAGGGCGGCATGATGGCGTGCTCCCGGGTTGGTGGCCTTTCGGGTTCCTTTATCCCTGTGTCTGAGGACAAGGGCATGATTGACGCGGTACGCTCCGGGGCTATTTCCATGGACAAGCTCGAGGCCATGACCTCCATTTGTTCGGTGGGCTTTGACATGATTGCCCTGCCTGGTGAGACCTCTGCATCCACCATCGCCGGCATGATCGCAGATGAAGCGGCCATTGGTGTGATGAACCATAAGACCACTGCTGTGCGCGTGATCCCGGTCCCCGGTGCGACTATTGGCGATGAGGTCAACTTTGGTGGCCTTTTGGGCTACGCCCCGGTCATCCCGGTTAATACGGTGGGCAATGATTCCTTTATCGCCCGCGGCGGTTTTATCCCCGCCCCAGTCCACGGACTGCGAAACTAA
- a CDS encoding NAD(P)-binding oxidoreductase: MTLSQKILYIGGHGKIALLAIPKLVSAGHTVTALVRNPEYKAELTQLGATPLVADITEQSVDDWANIFREFDTVVWGAGNGGRGGKELTFAVDRDGALATVDAAEQLLQDGAAPRYVMISYLGSTHNEPSGEGNSWDAYVEAKKTVDERIYASGLDYLVLAPSLLTDEPAGGVDAIADTHSPEGTSTSRELVAEVLTELVGRESFPQSPVAFIDGTGSPADL, translated from the coding sequence ATGACGCTTTCGCAGAAGATTCTTTACATTGGGGGACACGGCAAGATCGCGCTGCTGGCTATCCCCAAGCTGGTATCCGCAGGCCACACCGTGACCGCGCTGGTACGCAACCCTGAGTACAAGGCGGAACTGACCCAGCTGGGAGCCACCCCATTGGTTGCGGACATTACGGAACAATCAGTGGACGACTGGGCGAACATCTTCCGTGAGTTCGATACCGTGGTCTGGGGCGCAGGTAATGGCGGGCGCGGCGGCAAGGAATTGACCTTCGCAGTGGACCGCGATGGGGCATTGGCCACTGTCGATGCCGCTGAACAGCTCCTGCAGGATGGTGCCGCCCCACGCTATGTGATGATCTCCTACCTGGGTTCTACTCATAATGAGCCCAGCGGGGAAGGCAACTCGTGGGATGCCTATGTGGAGGCCAAGAAAACGGTCGACGAGCGTATATACGCCTCTGGCTTGGATTACTTGGTGCTTGCACCCTCGCTGTTAACCGACGAACCCGCAGGCGGGGTAGATGCCATCGCAGATACCCACAGCCCGGAAGGCACTTCCACCTCCCGCGAGTTGGTTGCCGAGGTACTTACCGAGCTGGTGGGCCGCGAGTCGTTTCCGCAGTCGCCAGTGGCCTTCATCGACGGCACCGGCAGCCCCGCGGATCTTTAG
- a CDS encoding metal-sulfur cluster assembly factor yields the protein MSEELIEPYQNDNANFDGAGEIPPQSEQQQAKAYDIAEYLRDVIDPELGINIVDLGLVYDIWLTTEGEGEDAKEIVHINMTLTSPACPLTDVIGEQVDDAVVGNKLADEVRLNWVWMPPWGPNMITEEGREMLQALGFAV from the coding sequence ATGAGTGAAGAATTAATCGAGCCGTACCAAAACGACAACGCCAACTTTGATGGGGCCGGAGAAATCCCGCCGCAAAGTGAACAACAGCAGGCGAAGGCCTATGACATCGCCGAGTACCTACGCGATGTGATCGACCCGGAGCTAGGCATCAACATCGTCGACCTGGGCCTGGTCTATGACATCTGGCTGACTACGGAGGGCGAAGGCGAGGACGCCAAGGAGATTGTTCATATCAACATGACCTTGACCTCGCCTGCTTGCCCGCTCACAGACGTCATCGGCGAGCAAGTTGATGACGCTGTGGTGGGCAATAAGCTTGCCGATGAAGTCCGCCTGAACTGGGTCTGGATGCCGCCATGGGGTCCGAACATGATTACCGAAGAGGGGCGCGAAATGCTCCAGGCATTGGGCTTCGCCGTCTAG
- a CDS encoding ECF transporter S component, translating to MSQISLSPARKAIVAGGTLLVLATWLYLVLLRPTNWESVAGSTEALITLVGYLSGAALLLAGTVPALPARTIALIPVALVLNIVVGEIIGSIGIPLYLDSVGTVLVAALAGPIAGLATGTLSSVVWGLINPAALPFAAVSAATGFLAGWAINRGAFTAWWKVVLSGAILGLISGMLAAPVAAFVYGGTAGLGTGALVSFFREAGHSLIASVTLQSFASDPLDKAIVFLIVWAAIKALPQRTLASLRPQSLPLAR from the coding sequence ATGTCACAGATTTCTCTTTCACCCGCGCGCAAAGCCATCGTGGCTGGGGGCACATTGCTGGTGCTGGCCACCTGGCTGTACTTGGTGCTGCTGCGTCCCACCAACTGGGAATCTGTTGCCGGATCCACAGAGGCCCTCATCACCCTGGTTGGTTATCTCTCCGGCGCAGCCCTTCTGCTTGCGGGCACTGTGCCGGCGCTGCCTGCACGCACCATCGCACTCATCCCCGTCGCGCTGGTACTCAACATCGTGGTCGGGGAGATCATCGGCTCCATCGGTATTCCGCTCTACCTGGACTCGGTGGGAACCGTCTTGGTAGCCGCCCTGGCAGGCCCCATCGCAGGCCTGGCCACCGGCACGCTGTCGTCTGTGGTGTGGGGACTAATCAACCCCGCCGCCTTGCCCTTCGCGGCCGTGTCCGCTGCCACCGGTTTTCTGGCCGGATGGGCCATTAACCGCGGCGCCTTCACCGCCTGGTGGAAGGTGGTGCTCTCCGGCGCGATCCTAGGCCTCATCAGCGGCATGTTGGCCGCTCCTGTGGCCGCATTCGTCTACGGCGGTACCGCCGGGTTGGGCACGGGCGCGCTGGTGTCCTTCTTCCGCGAGGCCGGGCACTCGCTCATCGCCTCGGTCACGCTGCAGTCCTTTGCCTCAGATCCATTAGACAAGGCCATCGTATTCCTTATCGTGTGGGCTGCCATCAAGGCCTTGCCGCAGCGCACCCTGGCCTCCCTGCGCCCCCAGTCACTCCCGCTAGCCCGCTAG
- a CDS encoding ATP-binding cassette domain-containing protein translates to MDLNITPIPGQITEVTVSFKHNSDQEAHRLAQHLGVEAIVGADAAAHISLLRDTVREELALALEHRGMPRADMAPRVEQMLDAMGLQALAQRHPARLSGGQTRRLAIGAVAIAQPPQLIVVEPYAGLDPQSRQQVQAVLESLPQTAVIVVQGEHELADAPVAHPVPPTPGAEFAYGPLLGRRQAGRRRWWHLHAPQGADFSVGPVTLPLAPGAVTWLRGANGSGKTTLLRAAAGLDGAKAALDPSGQPPALALQSPMDQAIVPTISSLVGDAELVEALGLPGGDHPLDVSTAQLRVAQVAHAVVTARRQGREVVLLDEPDTLADAQGQRHIHQLISLAIREGRSVVLTTHDPGFAQRVSHYAPVREFTLEP, encoded by the coding sequence ATGGACCTAAACATTACCCCCATCCCGGGCCAGATTACCGAGGTCACGGTGAGTTTTAAGCACAACAGTGACCAGGAGGCGCATCGGCTAGCTCAGCATCTGGGCGTGGAGGCGATAGTGGGCGCAGACGCCGCAGCGCACATTAGCCTCTTGCGCGATACTGTGCGGGAGGAGCTGGCGCTGGCCTTGGAGCATCGCGGTATGCCGCGTGCGGATATGGCCCCGCGCGTGGAGCAGATGCTTGACGCGATGGGTTTGCAGGCTCTGGCCCAGCGCCATCCCGCGCGCTTGTCCGGCGGGCAGACACGTCGCCTGGCCATCGGGGCGGTGGCCATTGCTCAGCCGCCGCAGCTCATCGTGGTCGAACCCTATGCCGGGCTCGATCCCCAGTCACGCCAGCAGGTGCAGGCGGTGCTGGAGTCACTGCCGCAAACCGCCGTCATTGTGGTCCAAGGTGAGCATGAGCTTGCCGATGCCCCCGTCGCTCACCCCGTGCCGCCCACCCCGGGCGCCGAGTTTGCCTATGGCCCGCTGCTAGGTCGGCGCCAAGCGGGACGACGCCGGTGGTGGCACCTTCACGCCCCGCAAGGCGCGGACTTTAGCGTGGGGCCCGTGACGCTGCCGCTGGCACCAGGAGCGGTGACGTGGCTGCGTGGGGCCAACGGTTCGGGCAAGACCACCTTGCTACGGGCAGCGGCCGGGCTCGATGGCGCCAAGGCTGCACTGGATCCCAGTGGGCAGCCGCCGGCTTTAGCGCTGCAATCGCCCATGGATCAGGCGATAGTGCCCACGATCAGCTCTTTAGTGGGCGATGCGGAGTTGGTCGAAGCACTCGGACTGCCCGGTGGGGACCACCCGCTAGATGTCAGCACCGCACAATTGCGCGTGGCCCAGGTGGCCCACGCGGTGGTAACCGCGCGCAGGCAGGGCAGGGAAGTAGTGCTCCTCGATGAGCCCGACACGCTTGCCGATGCCCAAGGCCAACGCCATATCCACCAGCTCATATCCCTTGCCATACGCGAGGGGCGATCCGTGGTGCTCACTACCCACGACCCGGGCTTTGCCCAGCGGGTGAGCCACTACGCGCCCGTGCGGGAGTTTACGCTGGAACCATAA
- a CDS encoding ACT domain-containing protein, with protein MYAIMTVTGADSTGIIAAVATALAEKNVNIEDVSQTLMSGYFTMILRVSFDENATTLTQLQEHMAPVAQRTGQNIRLQSESLFTAMHEV; from the coding sequence ATGTATGCCATCATGACTGTCACCGGTGCAGATTCCACCGGAATTATCGCTGCCGTCGCCACCGCGTTGGCGGAGAAAAACGTCAACATCGAAGATGTCTCCCAGACCCTGATGTCAGGCTATTTCACCATGATCTTGCGGGTGTCATTCGACGAAAATGCCACCACACTTACCCAATTGCAGGAGCACATGGCCCCGGTCGCACAGCGCACGGGGCAAAACATTCGTCTGCAGTCTGAGTCCCTCTTCACGGCCATGCACGAGGTATAA
- a CDS encoding ABC-F family ATP-binding cassette domain-containing protein codes for MIVTNDFEVRVGARTLLDAPGQHLRVQPGDRIGLVGRNGAGKTTTMRILAGETQPYGGTVTRSGPIGYLPQDSREGNIEQTARERVLSARGLDQLKRSMLKQQQLMEEAATDRIRDKAIQKFSRLEEQFQSLGGYEADADCAQICDNLGLPQRILDQQLKTLSGGQRRRVELAQILFAASAGSGKSQTTLLLDEPTNHLDADSITWLRGFLSKHEGGLVMISHDVDLLEAVCNKVWFLDAVRAEADIYNMGFKKYLDARATDEARRRRERANAEKKASALQKQAAKLGAKATKAAAAKQMLARADRMMNQLDEVRVADKVASIKFPEPAPCGKTPLNAKGLTKMYGSLEVFAGVDLAIDRGSRVVVLGYNGAGKTTLLKLLAGVERTDGEGGIVTGHGLRIGYFAQEHDNIDPDKTVWENTIEACPDAGQQDLRGLLGAFMFSGEKLEQPAGTLSGGEKTRLSLATLVSSRANVLLLDEPTNNLDPQSREQVLDALATYTGAVVLVTHDPGAVKALEPERVIIMPDGDEDLWSDSYLEIVELA; via the coding sequence GTGATTGTGACCAATGATTTCGAAGTGCGCGTTGGCGCGCGTACCTTGCTGGACGCCCCCGGACAGCACCTACGGGTGCAACCGGGGGATCGCATTGGCCTGGTGGGGCGCAATGGCGCAGGCAAGACAACGACCATGCGCATCCTGGCGGGGGAGACCCAGCCTTACGGCGGGACGGTCACGCGATCCGGGCCCATTGGCTACCTTCCACAGGATTCCCGGGAAGGCAACATTGAACAGACAGCCCGCGAGCGCGTCCTATCCGCCCGGGGCCTAGACCAACTCAAGCGCTCCATGCTCAAACAGCAGCAGCTGATGGAAGAGGCCGCCACGGATCGGATCCGCGATAAGGCCATCCAGAAGTTCTCCCGCCTAGAGGAGCAGTTTCAGTCCCTGGGCGGCTACGAGGCTGATGCCGACTGCGCCCAGATTTGTGACAACCTCGGCCTTCCACAGCGCATTTTGGACCAGCAGCTCAAGACCCTTTCCGGTGGCCAGCGACGCCGGGTGGAGCTAGCGCAGATCCTTTTCGCGGCATCGGCAGGCTCTGGAAAGTCCCAAACCACCCTGCTGCTAGACGAGCCCACCAACCACCTGGACGCGGACTCCATCACCTGGCTGCGCGGGTTTTTGTCCAAGCACGAGGGCGGCCTGGTGATGATTTCCCACGATGTGGACCTGCTAGAGGCCGTGTGCAATAAAGTCTGGTTCCTGGACGCGGTCCGCGCGGAGGCAGACATCTACAACATGGGCTTTAAAAAGTACCTGGATGCCCGCGCCACGGATGAGGCGCGGCGCAGGCGGGAACGCGCCAACGCGGAGAAGAAGGCCTCCGCACTGCAAAAGCAGGCCGCAAAGCTGGGGGCCAAAGCCACCAAAGCTGCTGCGGCCAAGCAAATGCTGGCCCGGGCGGACCGGATGATGAACCAGCTGGACGAGGTCCGTGTGGCCGATAAAGTGGCCTCCATCAAGTTCCCGGAGCCAGCTCCGTGTGGCAAGACGCCTCTCAATGCCAAGGGGCTGACCAAGATGTATGGCTCGCTGGAAGTCTTCGCCGGGGTAGACCTGGCTATTGATAGGGGCTCGCGCGTAGTGGTCCTGGGCTACAACGGTGCGGGAAAGACAACTTTGCTCAAACTCCTCGCTGGGGTGGAGCGTACCGATGGGGAAGGCGGCATTGTTACCGGGCATGGCCTGCGCATAGGCTACTTCGCGCAGGAGCACGACAATATCGACCCGGACAAGACAGTCTGGGAAAACACCATTGAAGCCTGCCCAGATGCCGGCCAGCAAGACCTGCGCGGCCTGCTAGGTGCATTCATGTTTTCCGGTGAGAAGCTAGAGCAGCCCGCCGGCACCCTATCTGGTGGTGAGAAGACGCGCTTGTCTCTGGCAACTTTGGTCTCCTCCCGGGCGAATGTCTTGCTCTTGGACGAGCCCACCAATAACCTGGACCCCCAATCACGCGAGCAGGTTCTCGACGCCCTGGCCACCTACACCGGCGCAGTGGTGCTGGTGACCCACGACCCGGGCGCGGTCAAAGCCCTGGAGCCGGAACGCGTAATCATCATGCCGGATGGGGACGAGGACCTGTGGTCTGATTCCTACCTGGAGATTGTGGAGCTGGCGTAG
- a CDS encoding CbiQ family ECF transporter T component has protein sequence MHPATVLTAAACAWLAVIAANQPWVSAGVLLAALLAGTIAAGSLSVVATTAALSVPTALSMVLIHAPYGHHRIAPLLTSDGLILAAVLALRFSALMACMLAAAAALKVADVAKWLQASRLGHKAAYVVGASLQSLPQGAHAVRAVRDANRLRGVRTRWNTVVPQVIVPVIARLLTQGTQRGEALAAIGFDRPGPRTVLEPVADTRRGGWLRWALLLATLSAIGAVLWT, from the coding sequence GTGCATCCAGCCACCGTGCTCACTGCCGCCGCATGCGCTTGGCTGGCGGTTATAGCGGCTAATCAGCCGTGGGTCTCGGCCGGCGTCCTCCTGGCTGCACTCCTGGCAGGGACCATAGCCGCCGGCTCACTGTCCGTTGTTGCTACCACGGCCGCGCTGTCTGTGCCCACGGCATTATCCATGGTGCTCATCCACGCCCCATACGGCCACCACCGCATTGCCCCTTTGCTTACCAGCGATGGTCTGATACTCGCTGCCGTATTGGCCCTGCGTTTTAGCGCCCTCATGGCCTGCATGCTGGCCGCTGCCGCGGCGCTAAAGGTAGCCGACGTCGCCAAATGGCTGCAAGCATCCCGCCTGGGGCATAAGGCCGCCTACGTGGTGGGGGCCTCCCTACAGTCCCTACCGCAGGGCGCTCATGCCGTGCGCGCGGTCCGCGACGCCAACCGGCTGCGCGGCGTGCGCACGCGCTGGAATACGGTGGTGCCGCAGGTAATTGTCCCCGTCATCGCGCGACTTCTCACCCAAGGCACCCAGCGCGGCGAGGCCCTCGCAGCCATCGGCTTCGACCGCCCTGGCCCGCGCACTGTCCTTGAACCGGTGGCGGATACCCGCCGGGGCGGCTGGCTGCGCTGGGCCTTGTTACTCGCCACCCTCAGCGCCATCGGGGCGGTGCTATGGACCTAA